From the genome of Azospirillum fermentarium:
CCCGCATGCCCGGCCCCATGGTCGGCGGCGCCATGGCCGCCGCCATGGCCACCGCCATGAGCGTCCCCATGCCCGCCGCCGAACAGGGCGGCGATGGGATTGCCGTGCCCGCCGCCATGACCACCGCCGTGGTCGCCGCCATGCCCGCCGTCCAGACCCAGCAGAGCAAAGGCCAGAATCCACAGGACGCTGCTGTGGCCGCCGCCGTGGCCGTCGTCACCGTGCCCGCCACCCCCGCCATGCCCGCCCCCGCCCGACCCACGGTGGGCGGAGGCATGCTTGGGAGCGCTGTGATGGGGAGAGGCGTGGTGCGCATTCCGGCTGCTGCCGTGTCCGCCGCCCCCGCCGCCGCCGCTGGCCAGCACCGGGGCGGGGGCCAGCAGCAGCGCACAGGCGTACAGTGCCGCCGCCGTGCCGGACATCCGTTTCATGATCCGCGTCATGGCGCCCTCCCCCCTTTTCCCACGGTTTCCGGGATCAGTTCACGCTGGCGGTCGCCGGCAGGCTCTGCACGGCGCCGATCAGGTTTTCCGTGTAGATCACCTCCTTGGGCGCCAGCTTGAGCGCCTTGGCGGTCATCTGGTTGGCCTCATCCTTGCGTCCCTGGGCGCTCAGGACCTCGGCCCAGTTCGAATAGACGTCGGAGAAGTTGGGATCGGCCCTGGTCGCCGCGTCGAACTTGGCGTACGCCTCGTCGATGCGTCCGGTCAGGGCCAGGGAGAAGCCCCATTCGCCGAGCGCCGCCGCCGTCACCGCCGGGTTCTGGGCCGCGGTCGGATGGTTCACCACCTCCTTGAACTTGACGATGGCCTGGTCATGCTCGCCCAGGCGGGCCTTGACGACGCCGATGTTCAGGCGGGGCGACAGGAAGGCCGGGTCCAGGTGGCTGGCTTCCTCGAACTGATGGATGGCGCCCTGGCGGTCGTTCTGCTGGTACAGCACCATGCCCCACAGATTGTGCAGCCACGGGGCGTATTGGGAATGATGGTCGTCCAGCTCGCGGCGCACGATTTCCAGCGTGGCGGTGAAATCGCGCGACAGCCGGTCGCGTTTGAACTGATAGGCGGCGAGGATGTAGGGGTTGACCACCCGCATCGCCTCGTACGCCATGTCATGGACCAGCCCCTTCATCTCCTCCACCTTGGCGGTGTGGGAGACGCGGGTCTTGTTGTGATGGCTGTCGTAGCTGCGCAGGATGAATTCCACCTGCTCGTCGTGGCGCACGATCTCGCCGGAGAAGGTGAAGGGAATCATATGCGCCGATTCCTGCACCACGCGGATCAGCGGCGTGACCCCCAGATATTCGCCCAGGACCGACGACGCCTTCTTGTCGGCGTGCAGTTCCACCTGCCGGGCTTCGGCGCGGGTGAAGGCCTGGCGCTCGATCTCCTGCATTTCGTCGGCCAGCTTGGTGATCACCACGGCGGGGGTGT
Proteins encoded in this window:
- a CDS encoding tetratricopeptide repeat protein, with protein sequence MDFGILTIPLVTLAMAFGFAVFTDTQTIHFEYIDVPDSIAQESGYTPAVVITKLADEMQEIERQAFTRAEARQVELHADKKASSVLGEYLGVTPLIRVVQESAHMIPFTFSGEIVRHDEQVEFILRSYDSHHNKTRVSHTAKVEEMKGLVHDMAYEAMRVVNPYILAAYQFKRDRLSRDFTATLEIVRRELDDHHSQYAPWLHNLWGMVLYQQNDRQGAIHQFEEASHLDPAFLSPRLNIGVVKARLGEHDQAIVKFKEVVNHPTAAQNPAVTAAALGEWGFSLALTGRIDEAYAKFDAATRADPNFSDVYSNWAEVLSAQGRKDEANQMTAKALKLAPKEVIYTENLIGAVQSLPATASVN